Proteins from a single region of Streptomyces spectabilis:
- a CDS encoding sensor histidine kinase — translation MRRRVVPRGLRTRLVVAFVLVSALSALTTAALTFRQARAAILDRAQDSAVHDLRTQVDSLAPDLPASPEDADLRALVLQLDRANGARGWRTAAAFRGGAPVAVAAPAPALPARLRATGGTARGAVAQRFHHDGTPWLAIALPVTRAEEPSRPSGLVVYASFSLASQSRDVDTLVSAARAGVVPVVILSAVPALLAARRVLRPVRRLRSAAEDMAAGALDTRITVVGDDELADLGRTFNTMAATLQTDAATLRSMEAKARRFAADVSHELRTPLAAMTAVTGVLDADAAAGDLRPETAEALELVADETRRLGRMVEDLMEISRFDAGAAALHLDEIDVGELVGKTLGLRHWQDRVAVDVPTGLRARVDPRRVDVVLANLVGNALRHGGPSVPVRVRAGAVGDALVLTVTDEGPGIPENVLPHVFDRFTKGDASRTRSEGSGLGLAIAAENARLHGGTLTAANAPGGGAVFTLTLPRDPA, via the coding sequence GTGAGGCGCAGGGTCGTCCCGCGGGGGCTGCGCACCCGGCTCGTGGTCGCGTTCGTCCTCGTGTCCGCGCTCAGCGCCCTGACCACGGCCGCCCTGACCTTCCGGCAGGCGCGCGCCGCGATCCTCGACCGGGCCCAGGACAGCGCCGTGCACGACCTGCGCACCCAGGTCGACTCGCTTGCCCCGGACCTGCCGGCCTCCCCCGAGGACGCGGACCTGCGCGCCCTCGTGCTCCAGTTGGACCGTGCCAACGGCGCGCGCGGCTGGCGCACCGCGGCCGCCTTCCGCGGCGGCGCCCCCGTCGCCGTGGCGGCTCCGGCCCCAGCGCTGCCCGCCCGGCTGCGCGCCACCGGCGGCACCGCCCGCGGCGCCGTCGCCCAGCGCTTCCACCACGACGGGACGCCCTGGCTCGCCATCGCCCTGCCGGTCACCCGCGCGGAAGAGCCGTCCCGGCCCTCCGGACTCGTCGTGTACGCGTCCTTCTCCCTGGCGTCGCAGAGCCGGGACGTCGACACCCTCGTCTCCGCCGCCCGCGCGGGCGTCGTACCCGTCGTGATCCTGTCCGCCGTTCCCGCTCTGCTCGCCGCCCGCCGCGTCCTGCGCCCGGTACGCCGACTGCGCTCGGCCGCCGAGGACATGGCCGCGGGCGCCCTGGACACCCGCATCACCGTCGTCGGCGACGACGAACTCGCCGACCTGGGCCGCACCTTCAACACGATGGCCGCGACCCTCCAGACCGACGCCGCCACCCTGCGGAGCATGGAGGCCAAAGCGCGCCGGTTCGCCGCCGACGTGTCCCACGAACTGCGCACGCCGCTCGCCGCGATGACCGCCGTGACCGGCGTGCTCGACGCGGACGCCGCCGCCGGGGACCTGCGCCCGGAGACCGCGGAGGCGCTGGAGCTGGTCGCCGACGAGACCCGCAGGCTCGGCCGCATGGTCGAGGACCTGATGGAGATCTCCCGGTTCGACGCGGGCGCCGCCGCCCTGCACCTCGACGAGATCGACGTCGGCGAGCTCGTCGGCAAGACCCTGGGCCTGCGGCACTGGCAGGACCGGGTCGCTGTGGACGTGCCGACGGGGCTGCGCGCCCGCGTCGACCCGCGCCGCGTGGACGTCGTCCTCGCCAACCTGGTCGGCAACGCCCTGCGCCACGGCGGCCCCTCGGTCCCCGTACGCGTACGGGCCGGGGCCGTCGGGGACGCGCTCGTCCTCACCGTCACCGACGAGGGGCCCGGCATCCCCGAGAACGTCCTGCCGCACGTCTTCGACCGCTTCACCAAGGGCGACGCCTCCCGCACCCGGAGCGAGGGCAGCGGCCTCGGCCTGGCCATCGCCGCCGAGAACGCGCGCCTGCACGGCGGCACCCTCACGGCCGCCAACGCCCCCGGCGGCGGGGCGGTGTTCACCCTCACCCTGCCCCGGGACCCCGCATGA
- a CDS encoding response regulator transcription factor codes for MTRVLLIEDDPGVRRGVTLGLRRRGHETEAVGTGEDGLESLTAFAPDIVLLDLMLPGMSGLEVCRRIREISQLPIVILSARSDDVDVVVGLEAGADDYIVKPASDEVIEARMRAVLRRLAPPPHTSVTPGKPEVHGDLDLDRSALRVAKHGTELTLAPSELKLLLFLSASPEATFSRQQLLEQVWEHSYYADARLVDACVKRLRAKIEDDPRRPRYVQTVRGFGYRFGPL; via the coding sequence ATGACCCGCGTCCTGCTGATCGAGGACGACCCCGGAGTGCGCCGGGGCGTCACCCTCGGCCTGCGCCGCCGGGGACACGAGACCGAGGCCGTCGGCACGGGTGAGGACGGCCTGGAGTCGCTCACCGCCTTCGCCCCGGACATCGTCCTGCTCGATCTGATGCTGCCCGGCATGAGCGGCCTGGAGGTGTGCCGCCGCATCCGCGAGATCAGCCAGCTGCCCATCGTGATCCTCTCCGCGCGCAGCGACGACGTGGACGTCGTCGTGGGCCTGGAGGCGGGCGCCGACGACTACATCGTCAAACCCGCGAGCGACGAGGTCATCGAGGCCCGCATGCGCGCCGTCCTGCGCCGCCTCGCCCCGCCCCCGCACACCTCGGTGACCCCAGGGAAGCCCGAGGTCCACGGCGACCTGGACCTCGACCGGAGCGCGCTGCGCGTGGCCAAGCACGGCACCGAACTCACCCTGGCCCCCTCCGAACTCAAGCTCCTGCTCTTCCTCTCCGCGTCGCCGGAGGCCACCTTCAGCCGCCAGCAACTCCTGGAGCAGGTCTGGGAGCACAGCTACTACGCGGACGCCCGCCTCGTCGACGCGTGCGTGAAACGGCTGCGCGCCAAGATCGAGGACGACCCGCGACGGCCGCGCTACGTCCAGACGGTGCGCGGGTTCGGCTACCGGTTCGGCCCGCTGTGA
- a CDS encoding GerMN domain-containing protein: MTRAAPRRAGRPASACVLLAALALSGCGIADSGPGHAGAPARGASTKTADRTLRITLVAPHGSWTVTRSAPAGAGPQQALDALLAGPTTAERARGITTALPSGRHRVRAVAAPGAVDLYLPWLVPELARTAVNQLVCTAAAAPGVPGGKRPVDVVVRVHESGLTGSPWHVRCDETGAAAPADAPRTNGPAPGSAQRLSAEGRRDKRSNVVESEGLS; the protein is encoded by the coding sequence ATGACGCGCGCAGCACCGCGGCGGGCCGGACGTCCGGCATCCGCCTGCGTGCTGCTCGCCGCGCTCGCGCTCTCCGGCTGCGGGATCGCGGACTCCGGGCCCGGACACGCCGGTGCGCCCGCGCGCGGGGCGTCGACGAAGACCGCGGACCGCACCCTGCGCATCACGCTCGTCGCCCCGCACGGCTCCTGGACCGTCACCCGGTCCGCGCCCGCCGGGGCCGGACCCCAGCAGGCGCTGGACGCGCTCCTCGCGGGCCCCACCACGGCCGAGCGGGCGCGCGGCATCACCACCGCGCTGCCGTCGGGGCGGCACCGGGTGCGCGCCGTGGCCGCCCCGGGAGCCGTCGACCTGTACCTGCCGTGGCTGGTGCCGGAGCTGGCGCGGACAGCTGTGAACCAGCTGGTGTGCACGGCCGCCGCCGCGCCCGGAGTACCCGGCGGGAAGCGACCCGTGGACGTGGTCGTACGGGTCCACGAGTCGGGCCTGACCGGCAGCCCGTGGCACGTCAGGTGCGACGAGACCGGTGCGGCCGCGCCCGCCGACGCGCCGCGTACGAACGGTCCCGCGCCGGGCTCCGCACAACGGCTCTCCGCCGAGGGACGCCGAGACAAGAGGTCGAACGTCGTGGAAAGTGAAGGTCTCTCATGA
- a CDS encoding acyltransferase family protein has protein sequence MRPLLSVPSRPRPGRRARRAAPPARGRARHIAPLDGLRGCAVLAVLLFHAGHLGGGFLGVDLFFVLSGFLITGLLLGETARRGRVDLAAFWGRRARRLLPALTVMGTVTLLLTWAFGTPAVLGFALDDAPWVAAQAVNWHFVTEQIGYWNASGTRVFAHLWSIAVEWQFYAAWPLVVAVAGRGRGGERRVAVLAGAGALVSLLLMLRLGDAVDTTRAYEGTDTRAFALLLGALVATAPVRGLIARVPARLAGAACALLVCGLAAAWALTEGQHAPGLFRGGLFTHSLACALLIALLAAAPDGRVGRLLGSAVPRRLGELSYSLYLWHWPVYLLLPDEVLGVGGRGRTALAIAVSLGAAVLSKVLVEDPVRFRARWAAGRRGLVALAAAAAVAAGVWALVPQPHPGAGTVDVERLEAT, from the coding sequence ATGCGACCGCTTCTGTCCGTTCCGTCCCGGCCCCGGCCGGGCCGTCGCGCCCGCCGTGCCGCACCGCCCGCCCGCGGCCGGGCGCGGCACATCGCCCCGCTGGACGGGCTGCGGGGGTGTGCCGTCCTCGCCGTCCTCCTGTTCCACGCGGGGCACCTGGGCGGCGGCTTCCTCGGCGTCGACCTCTTCTTCGTCCTGTCCGGCTTCCTGATCACGGGCCTGCTGCTCGGCGAGACCGCGCGCCGGGGCCGCGTGGACCTGGCCGCGTTCTGGGGGCGGCGGGCCCGGCGGCTGCTGCCCGCGCTGACCGTCATGGGCACCGTGACCCTGCTGCTCACCTGGGCCTTCGGCACCCCGGCGGTCCTGGGTTTCGCCCTCGACGACGCGCCGTGGGTGGCCGCCCAGGCCGTGAACTGGCACTTCGTCACCGAGCAGATCGGGTACTGGAACGCTTCCGGCACCCGCGTCTTCGCCCATCTGTGGAGCATCGCCGTCGAGTGGCAGTTCTACGCCGCCTGGCCGCTGGTGGTCGCTGTCGCCGGGCGCGGCCGGGGAGGAGAGCGGCGCGTCGCCGTTCTCGCCGGAGCGGGTGCGCTGGTGTCGCTCCTGCTGATGCTCCGCCTCGGCGACGCCGTGGACACCACCCGGGCGTACGAGGGCACCGACACGCGCGCCTTCGCGCTGCTGCTCGGCGCGCTCGTGGCCACCGCGCCCGTGCGGGGCCTGATCGCCCGCGTCCCGGCGCGGCTCGCGGGTGCCGCGTGTGCCCTGCTGGTCTGCGGGCTCGCGGCGGCGTGGGCGCTGACCGAGGGTCAGCACGCGCCGGGCCTCTTCCGGGGCGGCCTCTTTACGCATTCCCTGGCCTGCGCGCTGCTCATCGCGCTGCTCGCCGCCGCCCCCGACGGGCGCGTGGGCCGCCTGCTCGGCAGCGCCGTCCCCCGCCGCCTGGGTGAACTGTCGTACAGCCTCTACCTCTGGCACTGGCCGGTGTATCTGCTGCTGCCTGACGAGGTCCTCGGCGTCGGCGGCCGGGGCCGCACGGCGCTGGCGATCGCCGTGTCGCTGGGGGCGGCGGTGCTCTCGAAGGTCCTGGTGGAGGACCCGGTGCGGTTCCGCGCGCGGTGGGCCGCCGGGCGGCGGGGCCTGGTCGCGCTCGCCGCCGCGGCGGCCGTGGCGGCGGGCGTGTGGGCCCTCGTGCCGCAGCCCCACCCGGGCGCGGGAACGGTGGACGTGGAGCGGCTGGAGGCGACGTAG
- a CDS encoding SGNH/GDSL hydrolase family protein produces MNTETDTSSRRARRTRRRRPLLLAALLTAATAAALTGCGAGDDAPGRSASDGTPAKTGKKVLWMGDSIAGSEAPALGAALEASGVTFKDASSTGGGTVVTGDKMAGQIARTTWKDLTENIASFRPNVIAYQITTYDWGTSAQQRASYGKLAKTARRAGAELVLVSAPPFKIDDFYRKYEAAIRSAPKAAQQVAAAGGGKVRFFDAGALWGTDAAAGKAQRSSDGIHSCQQGSAAFAQWFTGRLGKELGFEPAALEKWANGKWTADKRFGKLGCG; encoded by the coding sequence ATGAACACCGAGACCGACACCTCGTCCCGGCGGGCCCGGCGCACGCGCCGTCGCCGCCCTCTCCTGCTCGCCGCCCTGCTCACCGCCGCGACGGCCGCGGCCCTCACGGGCTGCGGCGCGGGCGACGACGCCCCCGGGCGGAGCGCCTCCGACGGCACCCCCGCCAAGACCGGCAAGAAGGTCCTGTGGATGGGCGACTCCATCGCCGGGAGCGAGGCTCCGGCCCTGGGCGCGGCGCTCGAGGCGAGTGGAGTGACGTTCAAGGACGCGTCCTCCACCGGCGGCGGCACCGTCGTCACCGGGGACAAGATGGCGGGCCAGATCGCCCGGACGACGTGGAAGGACCTCACCGAGAACATCGCGTCCTTCCGGCCGAACGTCATCGCCTACCAGATCACCACCTACGACTGGGGCACCTCCGCCCAACAGCGCGCCTCGTACGGGAAGCTGGCGAAGACGGCGCGCCGGGCCGGTGCCGAGCTCGTCCTCGTCTCCGCTCCGCCCTTCAAGATCGACGACTTCTACCGGAAGTACGAGGCCGCGATCAGGTCCGCGCCGAAGGCGGCGCAGCAGGTCGCCGCCGCCGGTGGCGGCAAGGTGCGCTTCTTCGACGCCGGTGCCCTGTGGGGTACGGACGCCGCCGCCGGCAAAGCGCAGCGCTCATCGGACGGCATCCACTCCTGCCAGCAGGGTTCGGCCGCCTTCGCCCAGTGGTTCACCGGGCGGCTCGGCAAGGAGCTCGGATTCGAGCCCGCCGCGCTGGAGAAGTGGGCGAACGGCAAGTGGACCGCGGACAAGCGGTTCGGCAAGCTCGGCTGCGGCTGA
- a CDS encoding methyltransferase: MNRLSTSWGAYDLTRFPEDPREQLRAWSAADAYLLRHLAGEEGGAPVGLDGTVAVIGDRWGALTTALAAHRPVLITDSFLARQATLANLERAGHAPDPARLLTTRDTPPERIDVLLVRVPKSLALLEDQLHRIAPALHADTVVVGTGMVTEIHTSTLELFERIIGPTRTSLARQKARLIFTTPDPERAREPSPWPRRYVLPVDSGAGAGLTAVNHAGIFCAERLDIGTRFLLQHLPASHGDAHVVDLGCGNGVLGTAAAAANPEARVTFVDESYQAVASAEATFRANASAAKAEFLAGDALTAMPAASVDLVLNNPPFHSHQATTDATALRMFRGARTALRPGGELWVVGNRHLGYHVRLKRLFGNVEVAASNRKFVILRAVKR; the protein is encoded by the coding sequence ATGAACCGTTTGAGCACGTCATGGGGTGCGTACGACCTCACACGCTTCCCGGAGGACCCACGCGAGCAGCTGCGGGCCTGGTCCGCGGCCGACGCCTATCTGCTGCGGCACCTGGCGGGAGAGGAAGGCGGTGCGCCGGTCGGCCTCGACGGCACCGTGGCCGTGATCGGCGACCGGTGGGGGGCGCTGACCACGGCGCTCGCCGCGCACCGGCCCGTGCTGATCACCGACTCCTTCCTCGCCCGGCAGGCGACCCTCGCCAACCTGGAGCGGGCCGGGCACGCGCCGGACCCGGCCCGACTGCTGACGACGCGGGACACTCCGCCGGAGCGGATCGACGTCCTGCTGGTGCGGGTGCCCAAGAGCCTCGCGCTCCTGGAGGACCAGCTGCACCGGATCGCCCCCGCCCTGCACGCGGACACCGTCGTCGTCGGCACCGGCATGGTCACCGAGATCCACACCTCGACGCTCGAACTCTTCGAGCGGATCATCGGCCCGACGCGCACCTCGCTGGCCCGGCAGAAGGCCCGGCTGATCTTCACCACGCCGGACCCGGAGCGGGCCCGCGAGCCCAGCCCCTGGCCGCGCCGGTACGTCCTGCCCGTCGACTCCGGGGCGGGCGCGGGCCTGACCGCCGTCAACCACGCGGGCATCTTCTGCGCCGAACGCCTCGACATCGGCACGCGGTTCCTCCTCCAGCACCTGCCCGCGAGCCACGGCGACGCCCACGTCGTGGACCTGGGCTGCGGCAACGGCGTGCTCGGCACGGCCGCGGCGGCCGCCAACCCCGAGGCCCGGGTCACGTTCGTCGACGAGTCCTACCAGGCGGTCGCCTCGGCCGAGGCCACGTTCCGGGCCAACGCGTCCGCCGCGAAGGCCGAGTTCCTGGCCGGGGACGCGCTGACGGCGATGCCCGCCGCGTCCGTGGACCTGGTCCTGAACAATCCGCCCTTCCACAGCCACCAGGCCACGACCGACGCGACGGCCCTGCGGATGTTCCGCGGCGCCCGCACCGCGCTGCGGCCCGGCGGCGAGCTGTGGGTCGTCGGCAACCGCCACCTCGGCTACCACGTGCGGCTGAAGCGGCTGTTCGGCAACGTCGAAGTGGCCGCGAGCAACCGCAAGTTCGTGATCCTGCGGGCCGTCAAGCGCTGA
- a CDS encoding alpha-ketoglutarate-dependent dioxygenase AlkB family protein, which translates to MTDELFPRERGEVAPGAVHVPGWLGIDRQRELLAACREWARPPAGLRTVHLPGGGTMTARQVCLGRHWYPYGYARTVVDGDGAPVKPMPGWLAELGRAAVRDAYGEAVAGADAGDSSAFDIALVNYYDADARMGMHRDSDEKSGAPVVSLSIGDACVFRFGNTETRSRPYTDVELRSGDLMVFGGPSRLAYHGVPRIHAGTAPSELGLTGRLNITLRVSGLD; encoded by the coding sequence ATGACCGACGAGCTGTTCCCGCGCGAGCGCGGCGAGGTGGCCCCGGGCGCGGTGCACGTGCCCGGCTGGCTCGGCATCGACCGCCAGCGCGAACTCCTCGCCGCCTGCCGGGAGTGGGCGCGCCCGCCCGCGGGCCTGCGCACCGTCCACCTGCCCGGCGGCGGCACGATGACCGCCCGCCAGGTGTGCCTCGGCCGGCACTGGTACCCGTACGGCTACGCGCGCACCGTCGTCGACGGCGACGGCGCGCCGGTGAAGCCGATGCCCGGGTGGCTCGCGGAGCTGGGGCGCGCGGCGGTGCGGGACGCGTACGGGGAGGCCGTCGCCGGTGCGGACGCGGGTGACTCGTCCGCGTTCGACATCGCGCTCGTCAACTACTACGACGCCGACGCCCGCATGGGCATGCACCGCGACAGCGACGAGAAGTCCGGCGCGCCGGTGGTGTCGCTGAGCATCGGGGACGCGTGCGTCTTCCGGTTCGGCAACACCGAGACGCGCTCGCGTCCGTACACGGACGTCGAGCTGCGCAGCGGCGACCTCATGGTGTTCGGCGGCCCGTCCCGTCTCGCGTACCACGGCGTCCCGCGGATCCACGCCGGTACGGCACCATCGGAGCTCGGCCTGACGGGGCGTCTGAACATCACGCTGCGGGTGAGCGGGCTCGACTGA